tattaatcttaataaaaataataataaataaaacaaagtaggagaaaaaatgaaagaaaataaaaatatatatatatatatatatatgtacatatatttgttttgttcttttatattttagggatggaaaaaaaaataaaattcaaaACTTTTTATTAACcccttataaaaaaaaaacaataaattTAACATGAATGAAAAACAGCATCtctattaattatataataacaattggcatatttaaaaataaaaaagaaagaatttaactttataaatatttatataaaaaccattatatttattaagaaaatattataatattatataaatatatgaaaatataatatagagagtgaaaaaaaaaaataaaaaaataaacaacgtacaaatataaaagataaaaaaaataataatataaaataaaataaatagtaaattgcaataaaataattatggaaaaataataaaaaaaaaatatagtaaatatctatctatataatatatatataattaaaaatattggaAAAATAAGGattgtatataaattatatattaaataaaaattttatatatgattttttttttttttttctgtataATTTttgggtatatatatataaaaaatatatattttttaaagttataggaaaaaagaaaaagggaACAACGAAATAATGcgtaatacatacataatattattattatattatatgtataaatatatatatatatatatatatatatataatatatattatatttttataagtcCTTCATTATATTGTGatgataaaatgaaataccTTATAAATTAAGcatttgaaaaattataacaataatttatatttatataaaaatataatcaccttataattaaaattttatatttatttattacataagaatataatataacgttgatatttttattatatagaaaaaaaaaaaaaataaaagtgttGTTTTGTATTTActacaatataaaaatatatatattcaacgTCATTGggaataaacatatattttattttaaatatcatAAAGGTGaagatatttatatgtataatttttttttttttttcatacaaaaaagaaagaaagcaTTTTTTaagattaaaaataaataataataatattattataaataatcatttattatttaaatgataatacaaattatatacaagtgaatattttttttttcctattggaacattttaaaatatcatttgtttaattaaaaatttaaatataattatttttaatgtaGATACTCattttaatttcatatattattgtataatatttatttgtaccAATTTAAgttgtaatatttatttttctttcattttataaagtATATTGCAATTTTTAGGAacatataagaaatattaagatgtaatttaaaaaaaaaaaagagtttTATCGAATggttttacaaaaaaaaaagaaaattcaccataatttattattatatatatatgtaatatgtatttatacaaataaaaaaaggagtcctatatatttattatattttttccttttgagaaaacatatatatataaatatatatataattttttttttttgtgtgtgtatctatcattttatattgttGAGAAAAAACTTACATTGTTGAAAagtttcattatttttcaaTTTGCCAAGTACAATTCTGGCTAGTTCACAATCAAATTGAATAGCTTGAATAAGATGTGAGAAATATGCAAAATTACTTTCACTTCTAATAATTccaataataattaaatgaatattttcatcataaaataaatcatcTGTTTTGTAATATAAGAAAGCTTCTATTGtcatatgtttatttttaaaataaggaTTATATCCAATAGATATAACActcttaaaaattttatctcTTAATTTACATATACCAAAATATATTCCAGGCATAATATCAGCTGATATAAAATTTGGATGAAAAATATTGGCCGTTGGCAAATTTAAATACTTACTTCCTCTTCCAAATCCTTTAACAActtttccatatatataaagatactttttaaatatatatatcattctcCATGATAAAATATCTAACGTTAAAttacaattttttatatatggataaacaacattattatattcattcgAAAAGTTTTCAATAATAGATTCATctgattttttttgttcatatatttcatttgtCCAATCTATATCATCGCAATTTGAGCTTTTAcgattataataattcttattattttcaatattattactatttttgttcttttcatttttatcactATCATCATTTTTGCTATTCCCTATGGCTGTATAAAATATGCCATGTCTTTTAGCATGACAAATAAAACATGGGCGATTactaaaaataagaaatttgTGACAatcttcttcatatttttttaattcatccaATGAATCAAttacattataataattttgatagtatttatatattttattatatttgaataaaaGATTcgttaaatttttatttgaactataaaataacataaaaatatttttcttctttaaaaAATCTAATAAGTTATATACACCTATATGTAATTTTGATAGTATTAATATACGAAATAagtttttaatttcatataaACTACCTACATTTTCATAAACCTTATATccatttattaaatcatatatatttatagtatCATCAAAAcgttttaattttatattaattttattataattgatAAGAAGCTTTTTATTGTTTATCATGTCTGGAAAAagttttttaatatctttatttgtactgtcaataaaattatattcatcaGACATGATTAAAGAGTTATCTTGACATTCATCATTAAATTTATGTGTTTCATTgtaatttgtattattacatttttgttcctcatatatattatttatttctacaCACGTGGATGATTTGTTCTTACTACATTTGTCGTATtcattatcttttatattaataaagcaTAATTGAGAGTTTATAATATtgtctatatttatataattattattttcaattaaATTGTGTATTAAGtgattataatgatgattttgtgttgtaattattttatcctttgataaattattaagattagatatattaatagAATCAAGCATCACTTGattgtcattattattgttattactATTAGTAGTTTTTGTTGTCGTTGTAATTTTTGTTGTtattgatttattattaatattattatttatttcaatttttttgttcaggTCATCCGATAAACTTATTTCTTTATGACACTCTTGTCCTTCTCCTAATTTACTGACATCTACATTTgtatcctttttatttttacatatttcaatattatcctctatttttatattctcatAAGTATTTGTTAATTTATACTTTTGAACCAactgaaaatatttatttattacaataattaaataatcaaacaaatttaaatttttatctaGGTTGtttagaaatatttttaacataaacatgcatattatttgtttttgcCTATATAGAAAGTCATCACTTTTGTCATTGATTTTACGTTTTTCATTACTTTTATCTTTCAGATTCACTTCATTTCTATTGTTATTCAAcaaattattacatatatgttgAATATATGTAGTTATTGTGCTactataattaattatatagtaATCTGCATCTATCAAAGCtattttatgatatttatCATTAACCATTTTAAATgtagaaaaataaattaataaaaaaaataatatatattatatatatatatatatatatatttttatggttAAATGTTGTCACattgtatattttcttattttttcaaatagaaaaccaaaaaaaatataattaaattgaaaaaaaaaaaaaaaaaaaattacaatatataatacatatataaattaaaaaaaaaaaattttttaaataaaatgaaattatattaatatttaaaaaaaaaaaaaaaaaattaaataatataaaaataatgtcaTGGTTTTTTTATAGGCGTACAAgttattatgaaatatattatattatactatACGGTCtggttatatattataatattatttaattttttgtatgttatttttaatttatatatttttttttcgtcgtacaaaaaaaataaaaattatcttacatatatatatatatatttatataatatttattttatataaaaataacaaattttatatttttttaaaaaatgttgtAATATCAgcatatatgtttttatttattccagCTTTATCTTTTATCTTATTATTTCcttgtactttttttttgagtttacttattttcttttcttcaacATCATAATTGTATTCCTTCTTATCTTCTTCACATAAATCGAATAAtgattcttaaaaaaaaaaaaaaaataaaataaaataaaaatgaaagaacATTTATTAgaatgattatataatatgttattcatatgaattgttcatattatttctaatatgaaatttgtatgtataatatcattacatataatcatatattatatatatatatatatatatatatatatatatatatttataggtaTTTTTTATAGTAATACCTTCCTGTATATCTTCTTCGTCGAAAAAGGTCTGTCctctttcttcttttaataaatatatacaatctatgaaaaaattaaaaaaaaatttattttatgataaaaatatattttaatgtgCACACATGAAAttgtaaaaaaagaaaaaaacacaACACAATaagtacacatatatatatatatatatatatatatatatatatatatgtatatatttctttagtatatacataataagaacaatttatttccttttatcatgtaaaattaaaatatatgcaaATTTATtcgaaatttttttttttttcaaataccttctaaaaatttatatttaattcctTCCCTCTGTATACATGAcactaaaaataaaaaaaatagaaacaaaaataatgatatacattttttatatttttatatataatcatttttacattctttttatatttagtcTAACATATGTCAAATGAAGTTATATTTCTAGCTGTGTTTTTTTCATCCTTAAATTCGATTGTTTTGTTCACCAGTTCTATTAAAAACATCatctaaaataaaaaaatatatatatatataatattatataatatattgatagTAAGTTTATGCTGCTTGTGGAATATAcaagaatttttttattgttttttttttcttctaacCACTgctttttgaaatatattaatagctTCATTATTAAcctgaatataataaaataaaagtgaatatttttaaaaatatttaataaatttaaaaagaatctatatattttctatttctttttttgaatGGCCGTACCTTTTTTACGTTTCTATTTAATTgcataattttttgtattttcatCACAGGAAATTTGGCTGTATGGTTTATAAccctacaaaaaaaaaaaaaaaaaaaaaaaaaatggaaatataaaagGTTTTTTTTGAGATACATCTACATAAGTGGAAGAAacatttttatgatatatatatttttttttattttaataaacatACAAGTCTCctgatatattttcatttgaatGATTCTTCTGtaattgaaaaaattaaaaaatatatatatgaatatatttataatacaaaCTAAATAAGACATACATTTTGACAACAAtatgtaatttatataaaaaaaaaaaaaaaaaaaaaaaaaaagacttATGCACATAATgacatattaaaatttttttgctTGCTAAATGTTACCCATTCTATTAGTTCTTcgttatattttaatttcaaTATTTGTGCTTGTTCCTCATATTtctataacatataaaaaaacatatggttatatttataatatatataaagggaatatattaatattatgtatatatatattttttatattatcatttaaaacCTTTCTCTCATCTTCTGGGAGATTTTTCCATTTGTTACTTAATTCTTTTTGTATATCAGTTATTCGAATCTAATATAAAAgcaggaaaaaaaaaaataataataaataatatatatatatatatatattttactcccatatataatataattatttcttatttttttcactTTACTGTTTCCTTGTCACATTTTTGTAATAAAGTATTCTTTGCATTTTCCCTTTCGtaattacaaaaaattaaatatgaagATGGTGGTGCCTTGGGCTTTTTTCTAagaattaacatatatatatatatattatatttgatgagattttaataatatatgggTTGGTaacttttcttttatatttaaagcATAAAATAATGTTTCCCCagtaatacaaataataacaatatatatatatcatataaatttttttttatttataagctcatttgataaaattttataatatacctGTCCATTTTTCATCCCTTTTTTAGatagaaataaataaggATTATgtgttttttataaaatttcacatatatctattattatagtataaaaatatataatcgtAGAAGAGaatcacttttttttttttttttttctaaatttatgagaatatataataatatatatttttatatattatgtgtgtATAAAGGTATTGTTAGTAAGTATaactaaaaaaatatatgtaatatattatattaaaataaaaaaagaaaaaaaaagaaaaagaaattattgtTAATTTGTAACatgcatacatataatatatgtaagcatttatttattgtgaataatgttatatatatatatatatatatatatatttattgatttatatttttatgtataatttaatttttttgccTTTGAAATCTTTACGCATACTggaatatatcatataaaaaaaaatatatgtatatatataatatatagtgCTTTTCTATAGGTATGAGCcctatgtaaatataatatatatataaataattattttttttttttaattattaataaaaattaaataaataaaattatatatatatatatatatatatatatgatcatatattttgatatttcttattgagatatataaaaaaaataacatacatgtatgtatatatatttttatatttatctatttattttgtattatataatattattttattataatttttttttatttaaatattaataaatgcagccataaaaaagaaggattgaaaaaaaaaaaaaaaaaaacaataagatagtagaaaaataaaattatataataatgacttttttaaaattgaCAAATCGAAAAGGGGAACGGCATGTTCAGAAGTATTTTTACAAATTAAATGCAAACAACAGAATAAATAGAATAGTAAGAGAAGTATATTTAAGAAATGATATAAGTTGTGGTATAGAGAAATGTAATGTATgtgagaataataaaaagaaattattagatggagaaagaaatattttaatattagatTTGAAtacattaataaaatatatggactttttatatgattgtgatattgataatattttaattccgttatctatatatgattatataaaatcgTTTAATAAAATCTTATATAAGAAATTACGTAATTTGTGTTATGATATTGATGAAGAAAGTATAATAGAAGgatcatcttcttcatcttcttttAATCATAATAAGCGATTTTGTGTGTTTGTCAATACATTTTGTAAATTTACTTATGTAgaagataataaagataataatggatttaaaaaggaattacaagaaattataaaaatagttATATGGTTGAaacatcataataataatttaaatataaaagttataagtaataataaattattgcAAGAAGATTGTTATAAGAATGATATTCC
This region of Plasmodium sp. gorilla clade G2 genome assembly, chromosome: 13 genomic DNA includes:
- a CDS encoding riboflavin kinase / FAD synthase family protein, putative: MVNDKYHKIALIDADYYIINYSSTITTYIQHICNNLLNNNRNEVNLKDKSNEKRKINDKSDDFLYRQKQIICMFMLKIFLNNLDKNLNLFDYLIIVINKYFQLVQKYKLTNTYENIKIEDNIEICKNKKDTNVDVSKLGEGQECHKEISLSDDLNKKIEINNNINNKSITTKITTTTKTTNSNNNNNDNQVMLDSINISNLNNLSKDKIITTQNHHYNHLIHNLIENNNYINIDNIINSQLCFINIKDNEYDKCSKNKSSTCVEINNIYEEQKCNNTNYNETHKFNDECQDNSLIMSDEYNFIDSTNKDIKKLFPDMINNKKLLINYNKINIKLKRFDDTINIYDLINGYKVYENVGSLYEIKNLFRILILSKLHIGVYNLLDFLKKKNIFMLFYSSNKNLTNLLFKYNKIYKYYQNYYNVIDSLDELKKYEEDCHKFLIFSNRPCFICHAKRHGIFYTAIGNSKNDDSDKNEKNKNSNNIENNKNYYNRKSSNCDDIDWTNEIYEQKKSDESIIENFSNEYNNVVYPYIKNCNLTLDILSWRMIYIFKKYLYIYGKVVKGFGRGSKYLNLPTANIFHPNFISADIMPGIYFGICKLRDKIFKSVISIGYNPYFKNKHMTIEAFLYYKTDDLFYDENIHLIIIGIIRSESNFAYFSHLIQAIQFDCELARIVLGKLKNNETFQQCKFFLNNIK
- a CDS encoding high mobility group protein B4, putative — protein: MDRKKPKAPPSSYLIFCNYERENAKNTLLQKCDKETIRITDIQKELSNKWKNLPEDERKKYEEQAQILKLKYNEELIEWKNHSNENISGDLVINHTAKFPVMKIQKIMQLNRNVKKVNNEAINIFQKAVMMFLIELVNKTIEFKDEKNTARNITSFDILSCIQREGIKYKFLEDCIYLLKEERGQTFFDEEDIQEESLFDLCEEDKKEYNYDVEEKKISKLKKKVQGNNKIKDKAGINKNIYADITTFFKKI